In the Streptomyces formicae genome, one interval contains:
- a CDS encoding abortive phage infection protein yields MRTEGISRGRFLAGAGAVGAVAVTGGLLGTDRAVATGPAPATGPAPVAARTRAPAAPGERRGLAQRGVCYEVGDGESHATRWTAARMRRDMRAVRRDLRANAVSVFGDGVERLAATADEAAERGLRVWLQPRLGDVPERDILDHLAETGRHAERLRAHGADVHLSVGCEFVLFVPGIVPGANAVERVENILKGNFDPEEMARKLHAFIGKAAKTGRSVFHGPLTYGAAHDEDVDWSLFDIVSVNYYGYHRTKAAYVKDLSPHLRWGKPVAITECGCCTYEGAPQDGGMGWHDSVDYTKDPPELAPGIKRSERTQAAYLLDVFDVFESMNLYAALVYNFVDPASPHRSDEPRYDIDASSYSLVKTVRERPEDPESPWHWEPKESFDALSRHFERAARRG; encoded by the coding sequence GTGCGCACCGAGGGAATCAGCAGGGGACGTTTCCTGGCGGGGGCCGGTGCGGTCGGCGCCGTCGCGGTGACCGGCGGCCTGCTCGGCACGGACCGGGCAGTCGCCACCGGCCCCGCACCCGCCACCGGCCCCGCGCCCGTCGCCGCCCGCACCCGGGCCCCCGCCGCCCCGGGGGAGCGGCGGGGGCTCGCCCAGCGGGGCGTCTGCTACGAGGTCGGCGACGGCGAGTCGCACGCCACGCGCTGGACGGCCGCCCGCATGCGCCGCGACATGCGGGCCGTCCGCCGGGACCTGCGCGCGAACGCCGTGTCCGTCTTCGGCGACGGCGTGGAGCGCCTCGCGGCCACCGCCGACGAGGCCGCCGAACGCGGTCTGCGCGTCTGGCTCCAGCCCCGCCTCGGCGACGTCCCCGAGCGGGACATCCTCGATCATCTCGCGGAGACGGGACGGCACGCGGAGCGGCTGCGCGCCCACGGCGCGGACGTGCACCTCAGCGTGGGCTGCGAGTTCGTGCTGTTCGTGCCGGGCATCGTGCCCGGCGCCAACGCCGTGGAGCGGGTGGAGAACATCCTGAAGGGGAACTTCGACCCGGAGGAGATGGCGAGGAAGCTGCACGCCTTCATCGGCAAGGCGGCGAAGACAGGCCGCTCCGTCTTCCACGGCCCGCTCACCTACGGCGCCGCGCACGACGAGGACGTCGACTGGTCGCTCTTCGACATCGTCAGCGTCAACTACTACGGGTACCACAGGACCAAGGCCGCGTACGTCAAGGACCTGAGCCCGCACCTGCGTTGGGGCAAGCCGGTGGCGATCACCGAGTGCGGCTGCTGCACGTACGAGGGGGCGCCGCAGGACGGCGGCATGGGGTGGCACGACTCCGTCGACTACACCAAGGATCCCCCGGAGCTCGCCCCCGGGATCAAGCGGAGCGAGCGCACCCAGGCCGCGTACCTCCTCGACGTCTTCGACGTCTTCGAGTCGATGAACCTGTACGCGGCCCTCGTCTACAACTTCGTGGACCCCGCCTCCCCGCACCGCTCCGACGAGCCGCGCTACGACATCGACGCCTCCAGCTACAGCCTCGTCAAGACGGTCAGGGAGCGCCCCGAGGACCCGGAGTCACCCTGGCACTGGGAGCCGAAGGAGTCCTTCGACGCGCTGTCGCGGCACTTCGAGCGCGCGGCGCGGCGCGGCTGA
- a CDS encoding PH domain-containing protein, with protein MALFGNAHTVDPMKAQSEYARLLGHGEQVHAAYTLIRDTMLFTDRRLIMIDKQGITGKKVEYHSIPYRSITHFAVETAGHFDLDAELKIWISSNPTPMQKTFTKGVDIYEVQAILTQFVAR; from the coding sequence ATGGCACTTTTCGGGAACGCGCACACCGTCGATCCGATGAAGGCGCAGAGCGAGTACGCACGGCTGCTCGGCCACGGTGAGCAGGTGCACGCCGCGTACACGCTCATACGCGACACGATGCTGTTCACCGACCGGCGCCTGATCATGATCGACAAGCAGGGCATCACCGGCAAGAAGGTCGAGTACCACTCGATCCCCTACCGCAGCATCACGCACTTCGCGGTGGAGACGGCCGGGCACTTCGACCTCGACGCCGAGTTGAAGATCTGGATATCCAGCAACCCGACGCCGATGCAGAAGACGTTCACCAAGGGTGTCGACATCTACGAGGTGCAGGCGATCCTGACGCAGTTCGTCGCGCGGTAG
- a CDS encoding BTAD domain-containing putative transcriptional regulator: protein MRFGVLGPLTVWDGEGEPVRVPEAKVRALLADLLVHEGRPVSADRLIDDLWGDAPPGNPANALQSKVSQLRRAIGRDRVVRQAPGYRLRVDAGAGTGTEAGAESGSGPTPGAGSGSRDEVDVFRFRALVARARDEEDPRRRADLLTEALDLWRGPAYADLADEEFVRTSADRLAEQRLAVLEEQAEARLAAGDHTLLTGELASLVSQHPLRERLRAVQIRALYLAGRQSEALASYASLRGQLAEELGLDPGPELTALHEAILRQDPGLVGPVASVGPVASVAPPTPGTAGRGAEPTPAPTPAPIPAPTQPRTNLPTALTPLIGRDRPTHEVAQLLTTARLVTLTGPGGVGKTRLGWEAAGRVGGAEVADGVWLVEFAGVPGGSGVDALAQVVAGVLGLRDDVPSGTPGPATGSVPRLAHALRERRLLLVLDNCEQVVEEASRLVGSLLRAAPGVRILATSQEPLGLTGESVFLVEPLRPADAVSLFTARVAASAPGFMPAADDADDAAAVAEICRRLDGIPLALELAATRVRALGVRELAERLGDRFRLLSSGQRGAPARQQTLRAMIDWSWELLSAPERIILRRLAVHHDGCTLDAAEAVCAGDGVARDDVLDLVTRLVDRSLVVMAPGRSGAAPRYRLLESVAAYARDRLREMEDLAGVRERHLRYYLDLSERAEPRLRDGEQRVWLRRLDAEAANLRAALASGRGGEEGVRLGVALTWWWLLRGRLSEALRELTAVLDQHPDRTELRALRDAFALLTGERPGEGPVVAAAHEVPRTPDGARTLWLCAYGLFSAGEPAVSEDVNDRALRIAEAVSDRWSTAAALSLRAMHALIRGDLDTLGRDGLRSAEIFRDLGDRWGELQTVAPLAALAEIKGDYEEAARRQDEGLGIARELGLAAEVSARLSGLGRLALLTREWDEARELHERARVLAVEQGYRYGEIHAEMGLALGARRAGDLTAAESHLLRIRDRHADVSSPAGDHLLHAELGFIAELRADGALAEREHRTALKIAHALAEPRAIALSLEGLAGAASLAGGPAGAERAARLLGAADAARRSVCAPLPPAERVDVDRIAGAAGAVLGETAFTEAFARGAQDARAASAP, encoded by the coding sequence ATGCGGTTCGGGGTGCTGGGTCCACTGACGGTGTGGGACGGCGAGGGGGAGCCGGTGAGGGTTCCCGAGGCGAAGGTCAGGGCGCTGCTCGCCGATCTTCTGGTGCACGAGGGGCGGCCGGTCTCGGCGGACCGGCTCATCGACGACCTCTGGGGCGACGCGCCGCCCGGCAACCCGGCCAACGCCCTCCAGTCCAAGGTGTCCCAGCTGCGCAGGGCGATCGGCAGGGACCGGGTGGTGCGTCAGGCTCCGGGCTACCGGTTGCGGGTCGACGCGGGGGCGGGGACGGGGACGGAGGCAGGGGCGGAGTCAGGGTCCGGGCCCACGCCCGGGGCCGGGTCCGGGTCCCGGGACGAGGTGGACGTGTTCCGCTTCCGCGCCTTGGTGGCGCGGGCGCGGGACGAGGAGGACCCTCGGCGCCGTGCCGACCTGCTCACCGAGGCGCTCGACCTGTGGCGCGGCCCCGCGTACGCGGACCTGGCCGACGAGGAGTTCGTCCGCACGTCGGCGGACCGCCTCGCGGAACAGCGCCTCGCCGTCCTGGAGGAACAGGCGGAGGCACGCCTCGCCGCGGGCGACCACACGCTGCTCACCGGTGAACTCGCGTCCCTGGTGTCCCAGCACCCCTTGCGCGAACGCCTGCGAGCGGTGCAGATCCGCGCCCTGTACCTGGCGGGCCGCCAGAGCGAGGCGCTGGCGTCGTACGCGTCCCTGCGCGGCCAACTCGCCGAGGAGCTGGGCCTGGACCCGGGCCCGGAGCTGACGGCACTCCATGAGGCGATATTGCGGCAGGATCCGGGACTGGTCGGTCCGGTGGCGTCCGTCGGCCCGGTGGCGTCCGTCGCCCCGCCCACCCCCGGTACGGCGGGCAGGGGCGCAGAGCCCACCCCGGCTCCCACCCCGGCTCCCATCCCGGCCCCCACTCAGCCCCGCACCAACCTGCCCACCGCCCTGACCCCCCTCATCGGCCGCGACCGGCCCACCCACGAAGTGGCCCAACTCCTCACCACCGCACGCCTGGTGACGTTGACCGGACCCGGTGGCGTCGGCAAGACGCGGTTGGGGTGGGAGGCGGCAGGGCGGGTGGGCGGTGCGGAGGTGGCGGACGGGGTCTGGCTCGTGGAGTTCGCCGGGGTGCCCGGCGGGAGCGGGGTCGACGCGCTCGCGCAGGTCGTCGCCGGGGTGCTCGGGCTGCGGGACGACGTCCCCTCCGGGACGCCCGGGCCCGCCACCGGCTCCGTACCCCGCCTCGCCCACGCCCTGCGCGAGCGGCGCCTGTTGCTCGTCCTCGACAACTGTGAGCAGGTCGTCGAGGAGGCGTCCCGTCTCGTCGGCTCCCTGCTCCGCGCCGCGCCCGGCGTACGGATCCTCGCCACCAGTCAGGAACCCCTCGGCCTCACCGGCGAGTCCGTGTTCCTCGTCGAGCCCCTGCGGCCCGCCGACGCGGTCAGCCTGTTCACCGCCCGCGTCGCCGCCTCCGCCCCGGGCTTCATGCCCGCCGCCGACGACGCCGACGATGCCGCCGCCGTCGCGGAGATCTGCCGAAGGCTGGACGGCATCCCCCTCGCCCTCGAACTCGCCGCCACCCGCGTACGCGCCCTGGGCGTAAGGGAGTTGGCCGAGCGCCTCGGCGACCGGTTCCGGCTGCTCAGCTCCGGGCAGCGCGGCGCCCCGGCCCGTCAGCAGACCCTCCGGGCGATGATCGACTGGAGCTGGGAGCTGCTCAGCGCCCCGGAGCGGATCATCCTGCGCCGTCTCGCCGTGCACCACGACGGCTGCACGCTCGACGCGGCGGAGGCGGTGTGCGCGGGGGACGGCGTGGCCCGCGACGATGTCCTCGACCTGGTGACCCGGCTCGTCGACCGCTCCCTGGTCGTGATGGCCCCCGGCCGCTCGGGGGCCGCCCCGCGCTACCGGCTCCTGGAGTCCGTCGCCGCGTACGCCCGTGACCGGCTGCGGGAGATGGAGGACCTCGCCGGCGTACGGGAGCGGCACCTCCGCTACTACCTGGACCTCTCCGAGCGCGCCGAACCCCGGCTCCGCGACGGCGAACAGCGGGTCTGGCTCCGGCGCCTCGACGCCGAGGCCGCCAATCTCCGCGCGGCGCTCGCCTCCGGCCGGGGTGGCGAGGAAGGGGTACGGCTCGGAGTCGCGCTCACGTGGTGGTGGCTGCTGCGGGGGCGCCTCTCGGAGGCCCTCCGTGAGCTCACCGCCGTACTGGACCAGCACCCTGACCGCACCGAACTCCGTGCCCTGCGGGACGCGTTCGCGCTGCTCACCGGCGAACGGCCGGGCGAGGGCCCTGTCGTGGCCGCCGCGCACGAGGTCCCCCGCACCCCTGACGGGGCCCGGACCCTCTGGCTCTGCGCCTACGGGCTCTTCAGCGCCGGGGAACCCGCCGTCAGCGAGGACGTCAACGACCGCGCCCTCCGAATCGCCGAGGCCGTCAGCGACCGGTGGAGCACGGCGGCCGCCCTCTCCCTGCGCGCCATGCACGCGCTGATCCGCGGCGACCTGGACACCCTCGGGCGCGACGGGCTGCGCAGCGCGGAGATCTTCCGTGACCTCGGCGACAGGTGGGGCGAGTTGCAGACCGTCGCGCCGCTCGCCGCGCTCGCCGAGATCAAGGGCGATTACGAGGAGGCCGCGCGGCGTCAGGACGAGGGGCTGGGCATCGCCCGTGAACTGGGCCTCGCCGCCGAGGTGTCGGCGCGGCTCTCCGGGCTCGGGCGGCTCGCCCTGCTCACCCGCGAGTGGGACGAGGCACGCGAACTGCACGAGCGGGCGCGGGTGTTGGCGGTGGAGCAGGGTTATCGGTACGGGGAGATCCACGCGGAGATGGGACTCGCCCTGGGGGCCCGCCGCGCCGGTGACCTCACCGCCGCCGAGTCCCATCTGCTCCGCATCCGCGACCGGCACGCCGACGTGTCCTCACCGGCCGGTGATCATCTGCTCCACGCCGAACTGGGTTTCATCGCGGAGCTGCGGGCGGACGGCGCCCTGGCCGAGAGGGAACACCGCACCGCCCTGAAGATCGCCCACGCCCTCGCCGAACCGCGCGCCATCGCGCTCTCCCTGGAGGGCCTGGCGGGCGCGGCGTCGCTGGCCGGGGGCCCGGCGGGGGCCGAGCGTGCGGCGCGGCTGCTGGGCGCCGCCGATGCGGCCCGTCGCAGCGTGTGCGCGCCGCTGCCGCCTGCCGAGCGTGTCGACGTCGACCGGATCGCGGGGGCGGCGGGGGCCGTCCTGGGTGAGACGGCCTTCACGGAGGCGTTCGCGCGGGGCGCGCAGGACGCGCGGGCCGCGTCGGCTCCGTAG
- a CDS encoding SDR family NAD(P)-dependent oxidoreductase → MPKYAGRKAVVVGGADGLGLAIAKRLVEGGAEVLVTGGPASDLAEAAAEVGPAAHVIGCETADPAAVAALGPAVAGRLGGIDHLFVHAENGLPPAAPPGLLRLLREGGSVVLTASSADPAVNSLAPLVRCRGSADEAARTALRLAAETSRTHPDSLTSLTRTERI, encoded by the coding sequence ATGCCCAAGTACGCAGGCAGGAAGGCCGTGGTCGTCGGCGGCGCGGACGGGCTCGGGCTCGCCATCGCCAAGCGGCTCGTCGAGGGCGGCGCCGAGGTCCTTGTGACCGGCGGCCCCGCGTCCGACCTCGCGGAGGCCGCCGCCGAGGTCGGTCCCGCCGCCCACGTCATCGGCTGCGAGACCGCCGACCCGGCCGCCGTCGCCGCCCTCGGCCCCGCCGTCGCCGGACGGCTCGGCGGCATCGACCACCTCTTCGTACACGCGGAGAACGGACTTCCCCCGGCCGCACCGCCCGGCCTGCTCCGGCTCCTTCGCGAGGGCGGCTCCGTGGTGCTCACCGCCTCCTCCGCCGATCCGGCGGTCAACTCCCTCGCCCCGCTGGTCCGTTGTCGCGGCTCGGCGGACGAGGCGGCCCGCACCGCGCTCCGCCTGGCGGCGGAGACCTCACGCACCCACCCCGACTCCCTCACGTCCCTCACGCGCACGGAAAGGATCTGA
- a CDS encoding MFS transporter: MRTAAADPGTPATPNSPATPNSSTTPPQKLPLLALLALATAVFITSLTETLPAGLLPAMSADLGVSESATGQTVTVYAIGTALTAIPLTAATSAWRRKRLLLTAMAGFAAANTVTALSGDYTLTMVARFVAGVAAGLAWALLAGYARRMAPAHLQGKAIAIAMAGIPVALSLGVPAGTFLGKVLSWQVAFLAMTGLTVGLLAWIAALVPDHPGQPRGEAAPMLRTLRVPGVTPVLFVTLVFVLAHTVLYTYIATFLDGLGMGGSTDLVLLVFGAASLASIWIVGTLIHRRLRALTLGAVLLVGAAAALLAVFSGSPALVYAAVILWGLGWGGAPTLLQTAAGDAGDKGGAADAAQAMLVTLWNVAMAGGGVFGGVLLGLVGSSSFPWTILLLLVPVLLVVVAARGHGFPARNRL, from the coding sequence ATGCGTACCGCAGCAGCCGATCCCGGCACCCCCGCCACCCCGAACTCCCCCGCCACCCCTAACTCCTCCACCACCCCGCCCCAGAAGCTCCCCCTCCTGGCCCTGCTCGCCCTGGCCACCGCCGTCTTCATCACCAGCCTGACCGAGACGCTTCCCGCGGGCCTGCTCCCCGCGATGAGCGCCGACCTCGGCGTCAGCGAGTCCGCGACCGGGCAGACCGTCACCGTCTACGCCATCGGCACCGCGCTCACCGCGATACCGCTGACCGCGGCCACCTCGGCCTGGCGGCGCAAGCGGCTGCTCCTGACGGCGATGGCGGGCTTCGCCGCGGCCAACACCGTCACCGCGCTCTCCGGGGACTACACCCTGACCATGGTCGCCCGCTTCGTCGCCGGTGTCGCCGCCGGACTCGCCTGGGCGCTGCTCGCCGGATACGCGCGCCGCATGGCCCCCGCCCACCTCCAGGGCAAGGCGATCGCCATCGCCATGGCGGGCATCCCCGTCGCGCTCTCCCTCGGCGTCCCCGCGGGAACGTTCCTCGGCAAGGTGCTCAGCTGGCAGGTCGCGTTCCTGGCCATGACGGGCCTCACCGTCGGCCTCCTCGCGTGGATCGCCGCACTCGTCCCGGACCACCCGGGCCAGCCGCGCGGCGAGGCGGCACCGATGCTGCGCACCCTGCGCGTGCCCGGTGTGACGCCCGTCCTCTTCGTCACGCTCGTCTTCGTCCTCGCGCACACCGTCCTCTACACGTACATCGCGACGTTCCTCGACGGCCTCGGCATGGGCGGCTCCACCGACCTCGTCCTGCTCGTCTTCGGCGCGGCCTCCCTGGCCAGCATCTGGATCGTCGGCACCCTGATCCACCGCAGGCTGCGCGCGCTCACCCTCGGCGCGGTGCTCCTGGTCGGCGCCGCGGCGGCCCTGCTCGCGGTCTTCTCCGGGAGCCCCGCACTCGTCTACGCCGCCGTGATCCTGTGGGGCCTCGGCTGGGGCGGCGCCCCCACCCTGCTCCAGACCGCGGCGGGCGACGCGGGCGACAAGGGCGGCGCGGCGGACGCGGCCCAGGCCATGCTGGTCACCCTGTGGAACGTGGCCATGGCGGGCGGCGGCGTCTTCGGCGGCGTACTCCTCGGCCTGGTCGGCTCCTCGTCCTTCCCCTGGACGATCCTGCTCCTCCTGGTCCCGGTGCTGCTCGTGGTCGTCGCGGCCCGCGGACACGGTTTCCCGGCCCGGAACCGGCTCTGA
- a CDS encoding NAD(P)H-dependent oxidoreductase: MKILVVSAHPEPRSLNASLARFAVGHLRAAGHEVRESDLYAMKWKATVDADDFPADGGRLHVMDASERATLAAGLTPDVAAEQEKVLWSDAVILQFPVWWFAAPAILKGWIDRVFTAGFGYGPTLPPPYSGQQFAGRRALVSVTLGARETSFSDRGIHGELTDVLYPIQHGLFWFTGIAPLEPFAVYGADALPDDRFEEARRAYAARLDGLFTDEPVPFRTLVGGDYDHDMRLLPGVEEPGTSGLGLHVRPAG, encoded by the coding sequence ATGAAGATCCTCGTCGTCAGCGCCCACCCCGAGCCGCGCTCGCTCAACGCGTCCCTCGCCCGCTTCGCCGTCGGCCACCTGCGCGCGGCCGGTCACGAAGTGCGCGAGTCCGACCTCTACGCGATGAAGTGGAAGGCGACGGTCGACGCCGACGACTTCCCCGCCGACGGGGGCAGGCTGCACGTGATGGACGCCTCCGAGCGTGCCACCCTCGCCGCCGGGCTCACCCCCGACGTCGCCGCCGAGCAGGAGAAGGTGCTCTGGTCGGACGCGGTGATCCTGCAGTTCCCGGTGTGGTGGTTCGCGGCGCCCGCGATCCTGAAGGGCTGGATCGACCGGGTGTTCACGGCCGGGTTCGGCTACGGTCCCACGCTGCCCCCGCCCTACAGCGGGCAGCAGTTCGCCGGTCGGCGCGCGCTGGTGTCGGTGACGCTGGGGGCTCGCGAGACGTCCTTCTCGGACCGGGGCATCCACGGGGAGCTCACGGACGTGCTCTACCCGATCCAGCACGGCCTGTTCTGGTTCACCGGCATCGCGCCGCTCGAACCCTTCGCGGTGTACGGCGCGGACGCCCTGCCCGATGACCGCTTCGAGGAGGCCCGCCGGGCGTACGCGGCACGCCTCGACGGACTCTTCACGGACGAGCCCGTCCCGTTCCGCACGCTGGTCGGCGGCGACTACGACCACGACATGCGGCTCCTGCCCGGCGTGGAGGAACCCGGCACGAGCGGTCTCGGTCTGCACGTCCGCCCTGCCGGGTGA
- a CDS encoding helix-turn-helix domain-containing protein, giving the protein MDGAEHTQSTGHTQSTGRAPRANDIGDFLRARRGRVAPESVGLPGGPRRRVRGLRREELAQLAGISVDYYVRLEQGRATQPSPEVLDALARALGLDTAERRHLATLTAAEHTPVPTARVSPLLRRILDGVAEGLPAFATDHRLDVVAWNSLGAELLGGLADPARRDRNNARFLFLDPAAKDVHPDWRDRAAESVGQLRVAAGRYPGDTPLLDLIAELTALSAEFREIWDSGEVVMCAAGRKRLWHAAAGTLTLDFETLHVPAAPGETGLVVHVFGAGEGTEAARGLARIAASAL; this is encoded by the coding sequence ATGGACGGGGCGGAGCACACACAGAGCACGGGGCACACACAGAGCACGGGGCGCGCGCCGCGCGCGAACGACATCGGTGACTTCCTGCGCGCCCGGCGCGGCCGCGTCGCGCCGGAGAGCGTCGGGCTGCCGGGCGGCCCCCGCCGCAGGGTGCGCGGCCTGCGCCGCGAGGAACTGGCCCAGCTCGCCGGGATCAGCGTCGACTACTACGTACGCCTGGAGCAGGGCCGCGCCACCCAGCCGTCCCCCGAGGTGCTCGACGCCCTGGCCCGCGCCCTCGGCCTGGACACGGCGGAACGCCGCCACCTCGCGACCCTGACGGCGGCGGAGCACACGCCCGTGCCGACGGCCCGCGTCAGCCCGCTGCTGCGGCGGATCCTGGACGGCGTCGCCGAAGGTCTCCCCGCCTTCGCCACGGACCACCGCCTCGACGTGGTCGCCTGGAACAGCCTCGGCGCCGAACTCCTCGGCGGCCTCGCGGATCCGGCGCGCCGCGACCGCAACAACGCCCGTTTCCTCTTCCTCGACCCCGCGGCCAAGGACGTCCACCCCGACTGGCGGGACCGCGCGGCGGAATCGGTGGGACAGCTGCGCGTCGCCGCGGGCCGCTACCCCGGGGACACCCCGCTCCTGGACCTCATCGCCGAACTCACCGCGCTCAGCGCCGAGTTCCGCGAGATCTGGGACAGCGGCGAGGTGGTGATGTGCGCGGCGGGCCGCAAGCGCCTGTGGCACGCGGCGGCCGGGACGCTGACCCTGGACTTCGAAACCCTGCACGTACCGGCGGCGCCGGGCGAGACGGGGCTCGTGGTGCACGTGTTCGGGGCGGGGGAGGGGACGGAGGCGGCGCGGGGCCTTGCGAGGATCGCGGCGTCCGCACTCTGA